From the Cryptomeria japonica chromosome 2, Sugi_1.0, whole genome shotgun sequence genome, one window contains:
- the LOC131038378 gene encoding uncharacterized protein LOC131038378: protein MMFGSPSTSTSTAARAGKRRLQTPQSNPIADMFNVQLRDEIDESIGKFFFANGIPFHVTRSPYYREMMAMVAKGGPSYVPPGETKMSTAILDKCYSKINILLEKMKACWVASGCSIIMDGWTDISHRPFINVMVTCAKGPYFLRAVDCTGHRKDVDFQFQVLREAIEEVGPQNVVQVVTDAAHVCRAAGRLIEAAYRHIWWTPCCVHAMNNALKDMGKIDWIRGVVTDARDVQMFICNNHTLHALFRISAKEFLKPVETRYASYFILLERMIELQEALQLMVMTNEWNRWAEAKTEQGRRVKEIVKSDVFWIDAKYIVSIISPVFQVIRYGDGDALNLGELYECIDSMLDQMRAAVRVKDPSLAFYNEQIRPIIQRRWDKLNTPLHMAAFALNPKWYKARPGRLTPIQDDEVKAGFFRCIEKMFDSRDAGTMRIEWGRFATLRGYSDAAKMDIDTMAQEDPLLWWNCHGPKSLTTTLAIRLLSQVSSSTAVERNLSTYSFIHSLKRNILTSKRAEKLVGVHSALRLMDRKTLVYKESPAARWDVEPEEPSQIDEDDPTTSDAGLVGVSLRDLDLQESNSSSEEEFADD, encoded by the coding sequence atgatgtttggatctccatccacttccacttctactgctgccagggctgggaaacgtaggttgcagacaccacagagcaaccccattgctgatatgtttaatgtgcagctaagagatgagatagatgaatccattggcaagttcttctttgccaatggcattccatttcatgttacacggtctccttattatagggagatgatggctatggtggccaagggaggaccatcttatgtgccaccaggggagacgaaaatgagcACCGCGATCTTGGATaaatgctattccaagatcaatattttgttggagaagatgaaggcatgttgggtggcatcggggtgcagcataattatggatgggtggacggacattagccatcgtccattcatcaacgtcatggtcacatgtgcaaagggcccatacttccttagagcagttgattgtacagggcatcgtaaagatgttgatttccagtttcaggtcctcagggaggctattgaggaggttgggccacaaaatgtggtccaagtagtgacagatgcagcccatgtgtgtagagcagcagggagactcattgaggcagcctatagacacatttggtggaccccatgttgtgtgcatgccatgaacaatgcactcaaggacatggggaagatagactggattagaggagtggtcactgatgcgagagatgtgcagatgtttatctgcaacaaCCACACTTTACATGCACTCTTTAGGATCTCcgcgaaggagttcttgaaaccagttgagactagatatgcatcctatttcattctcttggagagaatgattgagttgcaagaggcattgcaactcatggttatgactaatgaatggaataggtgggctgaggccaagacagagcaggggagaagggtgaaggagatagtgaagagtgatgtgttttggattgatgcgaaatacattgtctccatcatttctccagtattccaggtgatcagatatggggatggggatgcacttAACCTTGGAGAgctgtatgagtgcattgactctatgcttgaccagatgagggctgctgtgcgagtgaaggacccctctttagcattctacaatgagcaaatccggcctatcattcagcgtagatgggacaagttgaacactcctttacatatggctgcctttgccttgaatcctaagtggtacaaggctagaccgggtagactgacaccgattcaggatgatgaggtgaaggcgggtttctttaggtgcatagagaagatgtttgattctagagatgccggcacaatgcgcattgagtggggaagatttgccactcttagaggttattcagatgcggcaaagatggatatagacactatggcacaggaggacccacttttgtggtggaattgtcacggcccaaaatctttgaccaccactctagccatccgtctactatcccaggtttccagttctaCAGCTGTTGAGAGGAACttgtctacatatagcttcatccactctcttaagaggaacatacttacctctaagagagcagagaagcttgtgggtgtacacagtgctttgcgtctcatggaccgcaagacacttgtgtacaaggagagtccagcggcacgatgggatgtagagccagaggagccttcacagattgatgaggatgatcctaccacatcagatgcagggctagttggtgtgagcttgagggaccttgatcttcaggagtccaacagttccagtgaggaggagttcgcagatgattag